One stretch of Chloroflexota bacterium DNA includes these proteins:
- a CDS encoding aminopeptidase P family protein, whose product MNLRVKRLRERLAKDGFDAIFIATSENRRYLSGFTGSAGYLVISQDLAIIATDFRYWEQVGRQCPDFELCKLSGDLATWLPEVLTRAEAKTVAFEAQNVSVAFHELLKSALAKMKPGSRPKLMATSDFVEGLRLYKDEKESDILRRAIEIADNAFLAVAPTIKPGETEAAVAWRLEVSMKEQGADGPSFETIVAAGPNSALPHHRPSEKRIERHEPIVLDFGARYQGYCSDITRTVFLGGPDATFQKVYDYVLAAQETAIAAAQAGMTGHDVDKLARDVIEKAGHGDKFGHGTGHGVGLLIHENPRVSRNAANELKDGMFYTVEPGIYLPGLGGVRIENIVTLEKGRPVNLTRAPKKEMQRL is encoded by the coding sequence ATGAACCTTCGAGTCAAACGATTGCGCGAGCGCCTGGCCAAGGACGGCTTCGACGCAATCTTCATCGCGACCTCGGAGAACCGTCGCTACCTCTCCGGCTTCACGGGCAGCGCGGGCTACCTGGTTATCTCCCAGGACCTGGCGATCATCGCCACGGACTTCCGCTATTGGGAGCAGGTGGGGCGACAGTGCCCGGACTTTGAGCTGTGCAAGCTCTCGGGCGACCTTGCAACGTGGCTGCCTGAGGTCCTGACGCGGGCCGAGGCGAAGACGGTGGCCTTTGAGGCGCAGAACGTCAGCGTGGCCTTTCATGAACTTCTGAAGAGCGCCCTTGCCAAGATGAAGCCTGGGTCGCGGCCGAAGCTCATGGCGACGAGCGACTTTGTGGAGGGATTGCGCCTCTACAAGGACGAGAAGGAGTCCGACATCCTACGGCGCGCCATCGAGATCGCCGACAACGCCTTCCTTGCGGTCGCGCCGACGATCAAGCCGGGGGAGACGGAGGCCGCGGTCGCCTGGCGGCTGGAGGTTTCGATGAAGGAGCAGGGCGCCGATGGCCCTTCCTTCGAGACCATCGTCGCAGCGGGGCCGAACTCGGCGCTGCCGCACCATCGCCCGAGCGAGAAGCGGATCGAGCGGCATGAGCCCATCGTCCTGGACTTCGGCGCGCGCTACCAAGGCTATTGCAGCGACATCACGCGCACGGTCTTCCTAGGCGGACCGGACGCCACCTTTCAAAAGGTGTACGACTATGTGCTTGCTGCGCAGGAGACGGCCATCGCCGCGGCGCAGGCGGGGATGACGGGCCACGATGTGGACAAGCTGGCGAGGGATGTCATCGAAAAGGCGGGCCACGGCGACAAGTTCGGCCACGGGACCGGCCACGGCGTGGGGCTGCTCATCCATGAGAACCCGCGGGTCTCCCGGAACGCCGCGAACGAGCTGAAGGACGGCATGTTCTACACCGTGGAGCCGGGGATCTATCTCCCGGGGCTGGGCGGCGTGCGCATCGAGAACATCGTCACCCTTGAGAAGGGGAGGCCAGTGAACCTGACGCGGGCGCCGAAGAAAGAGATGCAGCGGCTATAG
- a CDS encoding tyrosine recombinase XerC gives MPVSSTHAEALAAYLRHLSAERGLSPRTHEAYDFHVRVFLDFLEREGIADLAGVDRAVIRKYIASLAERQLDKAGVALRLSSIRSFFRYLAQQETVPRRGLWSKRSKEAKSLSPKLDVRLPSFLTTQEISTMLAAPDVTDLYGARDKALLELIYAAGLRVSEVVGLEVRHLDMGNKEVRVWGKGSKERIVLMGRPAQEALHRYLQDFRPQLLLDRPKTDALFLNRYGRRLTQRSVQHIVKEYALKAGLDAERVHTHTLRHSFATHLLDGGADLRVVQELLGHSSPSTTQIYTHITLSRAKTVYTAAHPMARKRALEAEDHASAMTMPVRQEE, from the coding sequence ATGCCCGTCTCCTCGACACATGCCGAGGCGCTTGCTGCCTATCTGCGCCATCTGAGCGCTGAGCGAGGCCTTTCGCCACGCACGCATGAGGCCTACGACTTTCACGTCCGCGTCTTCCTCGATTTTCTCGAGAGAGAGGGGATCGCGGACCTTGCCGGCGTAGACCGCGCCGTTATACGCAAATACATCGCCTCCCTGGCTGAGCGGCAACTCGATAAAGCGGGAGTCGCCCTTCGCCTGAGCTCCATTCGCTCTTTCTTCCGCTACCTGGCGCAGCAGGAGACTGTCCCTAGGCGCGGCCTGTGGTCCAAGCGCTCCAAGGAGGCCAAATCGCTTTCGCCCAAGCTGGACGTGCGGCTGCCCTCTTTCCTCACGACGCAGGAAATCTCCACGATGCTTGCTGCGCCCGATGTCACCGACCTCTACGGCGCTCGGGATAAGGCGCTCCTTGAGCTGATCTACGCAGCCGGCCTCCGGGTGAGCGAGGTGGTGGGCCTGGAGGTGCGCCATCTGGATATGGGCAACAAAGAGGTGCGTGTCTGGGGCAAGGGCTCCAAGGAGCGCATCGTGCTCATGGGGCGGCCGGCGCAGGAGGCGCTCCATCGCTATCTGCAGGACTTCCGTCCCCAGCTCCTTCTCGACAGGCCGAAAACGGATGCGCTATTCTTGAACAGATACGGCCGCCGCCTGACCCAGCGCTCGGTGCAGCATATCGTGAAGGAGTATGCGCTGAAGGCCGGGCTGGACGCGGAGCGGGTGCACACCCATACGCTGCGCCACAGCTTCGCGACGCACCTCCTGGACGGCGGCGCCGATCTGCGGGTGGTGCAGGAGCTGCTGGGCCACAGCAGCCCTTCGACGACGCAGATCTACACCCACATCACGCTGTCTCGCGCAAAGACGGTCTATACGGCGGCCCACCCGATGGCACGGAAGAGGGCGCTAGAGGCCGAAGATCATGCATCGGCCATGACGATGCCGGTCCGGCAGGAGGAATGA
- a CDS encoding SDR family NAD(P)-dependent oxidoreductase has translation MSQLKGKVALVTGASRGIGKAIAIGLAREGAHVAAVARASDAKPLKLPGTVDETARAAKSSGVKTLAVSADLTNDGDVERAVKETLDAFGRIDILINNAAIDFPAPLLELPMNRYDLIMALDLRAPYLLARLVLPSMLKNGWGHIQNVSSKAATNQYSGQLPYGMAKAALERMTMGMAVELKDKPITNTCLRVDVPIASEGFVMNFKSKIPKFDTSTWEKTVVGAEASLWLLRQAHAQWNGKTIGISEMREQYGYPRFQKWEEGEE, from the coding sequence ATGTCGCAGCTCAAGGGAAAGGTCGCCCTTGTCACCGGGGCGAGCCGGGGCATCGGCAAAGCTATCGCCATCGGCCTGGCCAGGGAGGGCGCGCACGTGGCCGCGGTGGCGCGCGCATCGGACGCCAAGCCGCTCAAGCTTCCGGGCACGGTGGACGAGACGGCGCGGGCGGCCAAGTCCTCCGGCGTGAAGACGCTTGCCGTCTCCGCCGACCTCACGAACGATGGCGATGTGGAGCGCGCCGTGAAAGAGACGCTGGACGCCTTCGGGCGGATTGATATCCTCATCAACAATGCCGCGATAGACTTCCCTGCGCCGCTCCTGGAACTGCCCATGAATCGCTACGACCTCATCATGGCGCTGGACCTGCGCGCGCCGTATCTCTTGGCCCGGCTCGTCCTGCCCTCCATGCTCAAGAACGGCTGGGGGCACATTCAGAACGTCTCATCCAAGGCGGCGACGAACCAATATTCGGGGCAGCTGCCCTACGGGATGGCCAAGGCCGCCCTGGAGCGCATGACGATGGGCATGGCGGTGGAGCTGAAGGACAAGCCCATCACTAACACCTGCCTGCGGGTGGACGTGCCCATCGCCTCAGAGGGCTTTGTGATGAACTTCAAGTCCAAGATTCCCAAGTTCGATACGTCCACATGGGAGAAGACGGTGGTGGGCGCGGAGGCTTCACTCTGGCTCTTGCGGCAGGCGCACGCCCAGTGGAACGGCAAGACGATCGGGATCTCGGAGATGCGCGAACAGTACGGCTATCCGAGGTTCCAGAAGTGGGAAGAGG
- the uppP gene encoding undecaprenyl-diphosphatase UppP translates to MAIWQAIVLGLVQGLSEFLPISSTGHLTITGRLMGVIDADRPEEWTAFLAVVQLGTLLAVLAYFRRDIVRITRGFLVTIAKRDTATADDRLQARLGWLILLATIPIVVFGLALRNVIEGDFTKSLWVIASTLLGLAVVLWTAELFGRRTRGIGQIGWREAAIVGAAQVVSLIPGSSRSGTTIAGGLFAGLTREAAARFSFLLSILAIIGSALYQLPDALDSTSLSTAGLLVSIVAAAISGFLAIAFLLRYLQRHSTHIFIWYRIGLGLLLLLLLASGVMNAL, encoded by the coding sequence ATGGCAATCTGGCAAGCAATCGTCCTGGGCCTTGTGCAGGGGCTCAGCGAGTTCCTCCCCATCAGCAGCACAGGCCACCTGACCATCACCGGCAGGCTTATGGGCGTCATAGACGCGGACAGGCCTGAGGAGTGGACGGCCTTCCTCGCGGTGGTCCAGCTGGGGACGCTCCTAGCCGTGCTGGCCTATTTCCGAAGGGACATCGTGCGCATCACGCGCGGCTTCCTGGTCACCATCGCCAAACGGGATACCGCCACCGCCGATGACCGTCTCCAGGCGCGCCTGGGCTGGCTCATCCTTCTCGCCACGATCCCCATCGTCGTCTTCGGCCTGGCCCTCCGCAACGTCATCGAAGGCGACTTCACGAAGAGCCTGTGGGTCATCGCCTCCACGCTTCTCGGCCTCGCTGTTGTCCTCTGGACGGCTGAGCTCTTCGGCAGGCGGACGCGCGGCATCGGCCAGATAGGCTGGCGGGAGGCGGCGATCGTGGGCGCGGCGCAGGTCGTCTCCCTCATCCCGGGATCCTCGCGCTCAGGGACCACCATCGCAGGCGGCCTCTTCGCGGGCCTGACCCGGGAGGCAGCGGCGCGTTTCTCCTTCCTCCTCTCCATCCTCGCGATCATCGGATCGGCGCTCTACCAACTCCCTGACGCCCTGGATTCGACAAGCCTCTCGACGGCAGGACTCCTCGTCTCCATTGTCGCCGCCGCGATCTCGGGCTTCCTCGCCATCGCCTTCCTCTTGCGCTATCTCCAGCGGCACTCAACGCACATCTTCATCTGGTATCGCATCGGCCTTGGGCTTCTGCTCTTGCTCTTGCTTGCCTCCGGCGTGATGAACGCGCTGTAG
- the aroQ gene encoding type II 3-dehydroquinate dehydratase: MKYLVIQGPNLNWLGKRDPKIYGKMSLAEIHAALAKRAKELGAQVVTFQSNHEGAIVDFIQKNGPTADGVIINPGAYLATGYAIADALLDQGKPVAEVHLSNVHARDEWRRKSVIASIAKGVIVGFGWRGYIAALELLVAEAKQKG; this comes from the coding sequence ATGAAATATCTGGTGATCCAAGGCCCGAACCTGAACTGGCTCGGCAAGCGCGACCCGAAGATCTACGGCAAGATGTCCCTCGCCGAGATACACGCCGCCCTGGCTAAACGGGCGAAGGAGCTCGGCGCGCAGGTCGTCACCTTCCAATCGAACCATGAAGGGGCGATCGTGGACTTTATCCAGAAGAACGGCCCCACGGCAGACGGCGTCATCATCAACCCGGGCGCTTACCTGGCCACAGGCTATGCCATCGCGGATGCGCTGCTGGATCAGGGGAAACCCGTGGCCGAGGTGCATCTCTCCAACGTCCACGCCCGAGATGAGTGGCGCAGGAAGTCGGTCATCGCATCCATCGCCAAGGGGGTCATCGTGGGCTTCGGCTGGCGGGGCTACATCGCGGCGCTGGAGCTTCTGGTGGCCGAGGCGAAACAGAAGGGCTAG